The following are from one region of the Anguilla rostrata isolate EN2019 chromosome 7, ASM1855537v3, whole genome shotgun sequence genome:
- the LOC135259762 gene encoding guanylate cyclase soluble subunit alpha-1-like, translated as MFCAKLKELKIAGECPFSIGTQNTEPGNSEDCALKGSGDLLPVSKEVCGTVPGILPQRKTSRTKVNLHTLGDSIRKLACPEFQRLHNAFLRMVKKHKLDMICSSALYSEVYQYVFRNYGDADIFIETMKNYSVKSGIPMDTLRVCLGVEVFGTCYEEDGHILEVVGGALHDFLNSFNILLKQSPMQASGGTACGKEASVLCLDKDPGFLTVYYFNPHKTTELFFPGVITAAASVLYQTEVEVAMNQLACGESASEEHSQPHLLYSVMVKHTKLLSPSPLKTHSSVDIPKALFCQTFPFHILLDQDMSLLQIGDGLKRRLGRKDVQRRPVFHEHFIIVAPVVSGTFQGILTMLNTQFFLRIKDRATPADCTTKLMELKGQMIFMTDSHHILFLGSPCVDKLDELIGRGLYLSDIPIHNALRDVVLVGEQAKAQDGLKKRLGKAKAALEQAHQALEEEKRKTVDLLFTIFPGEVARQLWQGQHVRAKKFDSVTVLFSDIVGFTAICSRCTPMQVVAMLNELYTRFDHQCGELDIYKVETIGDAYCVAGGLHKESCTHAVQIALMALKMMELSNEVMTPAGEVIKMRIGLHSGSVLAGVVGVKMPRYCLFGNNVTLANKFESCSLPGRINISPTTHRLLKDSPDFIFIPRTRQDLPPNFPSDVPGVCYFLEASHQSTSHTAM; from the exons ATGTTTTGTGCAAAACTGAAAGAACTGAAAATCGCTGGAGAGTGCCCATTCTCTAttggaacacaaaacacagaacccGGTAATTCTGAGGATTGCGCACTGAAGGGTTCGGGGGACTTGCTGCCAGTTTCCAAAGAGGTCTGTGGAACTGTGCCTGGGATCCTACCTCAGCGGAAGACAAGTAGAACCAAAGTGAATCTGCATACGTTAGGAGACAGCATCCGCAAACTAGCATGTCCAGAG TTTCAGAGGCTGCATAATGCTTTCCTGAGAATggtgaaaaaacacaaactagACATGATATG TTCTTCTGCACTTTATTCTGAAGTTTACCAGTATGTCTTCAGGAACTATGGAGATGCAGATATATTCATAGAGACCATGAAAAATTACTCTGTGAAATCAG GTATACCGATGGACACTTTGAGAGTCTGCCTTGGGGTTGAGGTTTTTGGAACATGTTATGAAGAGGACGGGCACATTTTGGAAGTGGTCGGGGGCGCCCTCCATGACTTCTTGAACAGTTTCAACATCCTTTTGAAACAGAGCCCGATGCAGGCTTCGGGTGGCACGGCCTGTGGAAAGGAGGCATCTGTGCTCTGTCTGGACAAAGACCCGGGGTTCTTGACCGTGTACTACTTCAATCCTCACAAAACGACCGAACTCTTCTTCCCGGGGGTAATCACAGCCGCTGCCAGCGTGCTCTATCAGACTGAGGTGGAGGTGGCAATGAATCAGTTGGCCTGTGGAGAGAGCGCTTCCGAGGAGCACAGCCAGCCTCACCTGCTCTACTCCGTGATGGTGAAGCACACCAAGCTTCTCAGCCCTAGCCCTCTGAAGACACACTCCTCGGTGGACATTCCAAAGGCGCTGTTCTGCCAGACGTTCCCGTTCCACATCCTGCTGGACCAGGACATGAGCCTGTTGCAGATCGGAGACGGTCTGAAGCGAAGGCTGGGTCGTAAAGACGTCCAAAGGAGGCCCGTTTTCCATGAGCATTTTATTATTGTGGCTCCTGTGGTCAGCGGCACCTTCCAGGGCATTTTGACAATGCTGAACACTCAGTTTTTTCTAAGGATAAAAGACAGAGCCACCCCTGCTGACTGTACAACAAAG CTGATGGAACTGAAGGGGCAAATGATTTTCATGACAGACTCCCACCATATCCTGTTTCTGGGCTCCCCGTGCGTGGACAAACTGGATGAGCTCATCGGACGGGGCCTTTACCTCTCTGACATACCCATCCACAACGCCCTGCGGGACGTGGTCCTGGTGGGCGAGCAGGCCAAGGCCCAGGACGGGCTGAAGAAGAGGCTGGGCAAGGCCAAGGCCGCCCTGGAGCAGGCCCaccaggccctggaggaggagaagaggaagaccGTGGACCTGCTCTTCACCATATTCCCCGGAGAGGTGGCGCGGCAGCTGTGGCAGGGACAGCACGTCCGGGCCAAGAAGTTCGACAGCGTGACCGTGCTGTTCTCGGACATCGTGGGCTTCACGGCCATCTGCTCCCGGTGCACCCCCATGCAGGTGGTCGCCATGCTGAACGAGCTCTACACTCGGTTCGACCACCAGTGCGGAGAGCTGGACATATACAAG GTAGAGACAATAGGAGACGCTTACTGTGTGGCTGGTGGCTTGCACAAAGAGAGCTGTACGCATGCTGTTCAGATAGCGCTCATGGCTCTGAAGATGATGGAACTGTCAAACGAGGTCATGACGCCAGCTGGTGAGGTCATTAAG ATGCGAATTGGTCTCCATTCCGGGTCGGTTCTTGCCGGTGTCGTCGGCGTAAAAATGCCTCGATACTGTCTTTTCGGCAACAACGTCACATTGGCGAACAAGTTTGAATCCTGTAGCCTCCCCGGGAGAATCAACATTAGCCCGACAACACACAG actTTTGAAGGACAGCCCTGACTTCATCTTCATACCCAGGACCAGACAGGATCTTCCACCAAATTTTCCCTCAGATGTTCCTGGCGTTTGTTACTTCTTAGAGGCATCTCATCAATCCACCAGTCACACAGCCATGTAG